In Yarrowia lipolytica chromosome 1F, complete sequence, a genomic segment contains:
- a CDS encoding uncharacterized protein (Compare to YALI0F27005g, similar to CA0775|CaIFK2 Candida albicans CaIFK2 probable monoxygenase) — translation MSVPFPPATFSLKNNMTELYSHSLIVGAGFSGVATAIKHIKEWNNPDFHIYDRDSAFGGTWKANTYPGCASDVPAIFYCLTSDPKIDWSHMYPFQNELFQYFQDVATKYGLPDKSTLNTEIVEMRWNEKTKEYTTTLRNVKTGNTHTHRSKVVFVGRGCLVAPNKLNLPGLETFKGPVMHTAQWDHKNSIVNKNVVVVGHGCSAVQVVSDIAPKCKTLTQFARSPQWIIPRIEKILHPGFMKFLSYIPGAVQLTRLVLFFLLEYSWTMFSGAWWSKLDNRIKSTLTSRWMRSKVPAKYHDVIVPKFSMGCKRTIFDPGYLKQLWLPTMELSFDPIVKVKEHSVVSRNGLEYQADVIIDATGFDIPKSISGLKVIGENGIELDQFWNGRVSAYETVQVPNFPNLFFIFGPNALTGHNSVTFAIDNSLVYVDKVARDLVSGKPNCTYVSVSEEAYDKWVDDVQEATSKTTFGSGGCASWYLGANKYNGTTYPWTQIRAWWHSHFPNQKDIIRH, via the coding sequence ATGTCTGTTCCTTTCCCACCAGCGACTTTCTCTCTCAAAAACAACATGACTGAGCTCTACTCTCACTCTCTCATTGTCGGCGCAGGCTTCTCTGGCGTGGCCACTGCAATCAAGCACATCAAGGAGTGGAACAACCCCGACTTCCACATCTACGACAGAGACTCGGCCTTTGGAGGCACCTGGAAGGCCAATACCTATCCTGGCTGTGCCTCGGACGTTCCTGCCATCTTTTATTGCCTTACCTCAGACCCCAAGATTGATTGGAGCCACATGTACCCCTTCCAGAACGAGCTGTTCCAGTACTTTCAGGATGTTGCCACCAAGTACGGACTTCCCGACAAGAGCACTCTCAACACCGAAATTGTGGAGATGCGATGGAACGAGAAAACCAAGGAATATACCACAACTCTACGAAACGTCAAGACTGGAAACACCCACACTCACCGATCCAaggtggtgtttgtgggccGAGGATGTCTCGTGGCCCCTAACAAGCTTAACCTGCCTGGTCTCGAGACCTTTAAGGGACCCGTCATGCACACTGCCCAATGGGACCATAAGAACTCCAttgtcaacaagaacgtggttgttgttggccaCGGTTGCTCTGCTGTGCAGGTTGTGTCTGATATTGCACCAAAGTGTAAGACCCTGACCCAGTTTGCCCGGTCTCCACAGTGGATTATTCCTCGAATCGAAAAGATTCTTCATCCTGGCTTCATGAAGTTCCTATCTTACATTCCAGGAGCAGTCCAACTAACTCGGCTggtgctcttcttcctgctcGAGTACTCGTGGACCATGTTCTCTGGAGCTTGGTGGTCAAAGCTTGACAACAGAATCAAGTCCACTCTGACATCCAGATGGATGCGATCTAAAGTGCCCGCCAAATATCATGACGTCATTGTGCCCAAGTTCTCCATGGGCTGCAAGCGAACCATCTTTGATCCCGGTTACCTCAAGCAGCTGTGGCTTCCCACCATGGAATTGTCCTTTGACCCTAttgtcaaggtcaaggagcaTTCAGTGGTGTCCCGAAACGGCCTCGAGTACCAGGCCGACGTCATTATCGACGCCACTGGCTTTGATATCCCTAAGTCAATCTCAGGACTCAAGGTCATTGGAGAGAATGGAATCGAACTGGACCAGTTTTGGAACGGAAGAGTGTCTGCATACGAGACCGTCCAAGTGCCTAACTTCCCCAACCTCTTTTTCATCTTCGGACCCAACGCCTTGACCGGTCACAACTCAGTCACCTTTGCTATCGACAATTCTCTGGTCTATGTTGACAAGGTTGCCAGAGATCTTGTGTCTGGTAAGCCCAACTGCACGTACGTGTCAGTGTCCGAGGAGGCCTACGACAAGTGGGTTGACGACGTCCAGGAGGCCACTTCTAAGACCACCTTTGGATCGGGAGGCTGTGCTTCCTGGTACCTCGGTGCCAACAAATACAACGGCACCACCTATCCCTGGACTCAGATTCGAGCTTGGTGGCACTCGCATTTTCCCAACCAGAAAGATATCATCCGACATTAA
- a CDS encoding uncharacterized protein (Compare to YALI0F27027g, similar to uniprot|P28743 Saccharomyces cerevisiae YPL155c KIP2 kinesin-related protein): MRQFRPQTPSRPQTPVLRRPASTMSMRSNRMGDISPLRRPQTPLGNRETYQGTISVGVRVKPSTTKPTGPPAPQLQLSDNRIETDLGDFTFDNVYAPGCANRDVFESSVRDLVGHVMNGFNGTVFAYGMTGTGKTHSMQGTQADPGIIPLSAETLFAAAAKGDYKVRVSYLEIYNEHLNDLLNPGTPSEEIKLREDALRGVRAYGLKEVLVTSPAQLLDVVQQGDACRRTEGTEFNARSSRSHAVVQISVEGSSSALSPPISATLYLCDLAGSERAADNDERRKEGSFINKSLLTLALIIGRLSDQSTGSAHLPFRDSKLTRLLQPALSGKSLVSVLCTVHGDATAAMETLRFAARTKNISVSVRQNTLGGDARADRLQQQLDAARAEIETLKKGGASARTADDIPTTTRLSRLESENKILRERLEHSARMATAVNDPLEREKEYKSYIQHLERQLGTAEEARTMFGSQSPEKVFAYQRERIEELEADLVDKDKIISALNAVNRRKANMTSNMNTMPLSVSPTQLRNGARGHSPEKLSVVRDPQLNILGKEGFGKESLTQV; encoded by the coding sequence ATGAGACAGTTCCGACCCCAAACCCCGTCGCGTCCACAGACACCGGTGCTTCGACGGCCTGCATCCACAATGTCCATGAGGTCCAACCGAATGGGAGACATCAGTCCTCTTCGACGACCCCAGACACCCCTGGGCAACAGAGAAACGTACCAAGGCACCATCTCCGTGGGAGTACGAGTCAAGCCGTCGACCACTAAGCCCACAGGACCCCCCGCTCCACAACTGCAGCTCTCAGACAATCGCATCGAGACGGATCTCGGCGACTTCACCTTCGACAATGTCTACGCGCCAGGATGCGCAAACCGAGATGTTTTCGAGTCGTCGGTCAGAGACCTGGTAGGCCACGTGATGAACGGCTTCAACGGTACAGTCTTTGCTTACGGAATGACCGGCACAGGAAAAACTCACAGCATGCAGGGTACACAGGCAGATCCCGGAATCATCCCCCTGTCTGCTGAGACTTTGTTTGCCGCCGCGGCCAAGGGCGACTACAAGGTGCGAGTGTCGTATCTGGAAATTTACAACGAGCATCTCAACGATCTGCTCAACCCCGGCACACCGTCGGAGGAAATCAAGCTGAGAGAAGACGCGCTCCGAGGTGTGAGGGCATATGGCCTCAAGGAGGTTCTCGTGACGTCTCCAGCACAGCTACTGGACGTGGTGCAGCAAGGAGATGCGTGTCGACGAACAGAAGGAACTGAGTTCAATGCTCGATCGTCACGATCTCATGCCGTTGTCCAGATCTCCGTCGAGGGATCTTCTTCAGCCCTCTCGCCCCCCATCTCTGCCACTCTCTATCTGTGTGACTTGGCAGGAAGTGAGCGTGCTGCCGACAATGACGAGCGACGAAAGGAGGGCTCtttcatcaacaagtcGCTTCTAACTCTTGCTCTGATTATCGGACGTCTTTCCGACCAGTCCACTGGCTCGGCTCATCTGCCCTTCCGAGACTCCAAGCTCACTCGACTGTTGCAGCCCGCTCTTTCGGGCAAGTCTCTCGTCTCCGTTCTGTGCACTGTCCATGGGGACGCCACTGCTGCTATGGAGACTCTTCGATTCGCTGCTAGAACCAAGAACATCTCTGTTAGTGTTCGACAAAACACCCTAGGAGGAGACGCTCGAGCAGACCGacttcagcagcagctcgacgCTGCCCGAGCCGAAATCgagactctcaagaaggGAGGTGCCTCTGCGAGAACGGCTGACGACATTCCTACCACTACTCGGCTTTCGCGTCTGGAGAGCGAGAACAAGATCCTCCGAGAACGACTGGAGCACTCTGCTCGAATGGCTACCGCCGTTAACGATCCCCTCGAACGAGAGAAGGAATACAAGTCGTACATTCAGCATCTGGAGAGGCAGCTGGGCACGGCGGAGGAAGCCCGAACCATGTTTGGATCCCAGAGTCCAGAGAAGGTGTTTGCATACCAGCGAGAGCGAattgaggagctggaggctgACCTGGTGGATAAGGATAAGATCATCAGTGCCCTGAACGCTGTCAACCGACGAAAAGCTAACATGACCAGCAACATGAACACGATgcctctgtctgtgtcccCCACTCAGCTTCGTAATGGAGCCCGAGGTCATTCTCCTGAGAAGTTGTCTGTGGTTCGAGACCCCCAACTCAACATTCTGGGCAAGGAGGGCTTCGGCAAGGAGTCGTTGACCCAGGTCTAG
- a CDS encoding uncharacterized protein (Compare to YALI0F27049g, similar to Saccharomyces cerevisiae TPM2 (YIL138C) and TPM1 (YNL079C); ancestral locus Anc_2.215, similar to uniprot|P40414 Saccharomyces cerevisiae YIL138c TPM2 tropomyosin): protein MDKLKEKMNSLRLETDAAQEKADEALEKVKAQEQELLQKDHEIQALTHKNSLLEEEVEKLEQQLSESKDAAEEGATHGAANEGLSKKLAILEEDLENSDRNLRETTEKLRQTDVKAEHFERKVTSLEQERDDWEKKHEELLEKYNAAKKELEEITQQLESI, encoded by the coding sequence atggacaagctcaaggaaaAGATGAACTCGCTGCGGCTCGAGACCGATGCTGCccaggagaaggccgacGAGGCTCTTgagaaggtcaaggcccaggagcaggagctgctccagaagGACCACGAGATCCAGGCTCTCACCCACAAGAACTctctgctggaggaggaggttgagaagcttgagcagcagctctcAGAGTCCAAGGACGCCGCCGAGGAGGGCGCCACCCATGGTGCTGCCAACGAGGGTCTTtccaagaagctggccatcctggaggaggatctggagaaCTCTGACCGAAACCTGCGAGAGACCACTGAGAAGCTGCGACAGACCGACGTCAAGGCCGAGCACTTTGAGAGAAAGGTCACCTCTCTCGAGCAGGAGCGAGACGActgggagaagaagcacgaggagctgcttgagaagTACAacgccgccaagaaggagctggaggagatcacccagcagctcgagagCATCTAG
- a CDS encoding uncharacterized protein (Compare to YALI0F27071g, similar to uniprot|O14413 Pichia angusta proteinase A and uniprot|P07267 Saccharomyces cerevisiae YPL154c PEP4 aspartyl protease), producing the protein MKFTAAVSVLAAAGSVSAAVSKVSINKMSTAELLGKENGFEDHLRMMGQKYMGKFQKLGEFNELASIQDVSNSPLTNYLNAQYYTEIEIGTPPQKFNVILDTGSSNLWVPSVQCNSIACYLHQKYDSAASSSYKANGTAFEIQYGSGSMEGFVSQDTLKLGSLVLPEQDFAEATSEPGLAFAFGKFDGILGLAYDTISVNKIVPPVYNAVNRGLLDKNQFSFFLGDTNKGTDGGVATFGGVDEDYFEGKITWLPVRRKAYWEVEFNSITLGDQTAELVNTGAAIDTGTSLLALPSGLAEVLNSEIGATKGWSGQYTVECDKVDSLPDLTFNFAGYNFTIGPRDYTLELSGSCVSAFTGFDIPAPVGPIAIIGDAFLRRYYSVYDLDHDAVGLAKAK; encoded by the exons aTGAAATTCACAGCTGCTGTTTCCGTTTTGGCCGCAGCCGGCAGCGTTTCTGCTGCCGTCTCCAA GGTCTCTATCAACAAGATGTCGACTGCCGAGCTCCTCGGAAAGGAGAACGGTTTCGAGGACCATCTCCGAATGATGGGCCAGAAGTACATGGGCAAGTTCCAGAAGCTGGGCGAGTTCAACGAGCTGGCCAGCATCCAGGACGTCTCAAACTCTCCCCTCACGAACTACCTCAACGCTCAGTACTACACTGAGATTGAGATCGGAACCCCTCCCCAGAAGTTCAACGTCATTCTCGATACTGGCTCTTCTAACCTGTGGGTCCCCTCCGTCCAGTGCAACTCTATTGCCTGCTACCTGCACCAGAAGTACGACTCCGCCGCTTCGTCCTCTTACAAGGCTAACGGTACTGCTTTCGAGATCCAGTACGGTTCCGGCTCCATGGAGGGCTTTGTGTCCCAGGACACCCTTAAGCTCGGCTCTCTTGTTCTCCCCGAGCAGGACTTTGCTGAGGCCACCTCCGAGCCCGGTCTCGCCTTTGCCTTCGGAAAATTCGATGGTATCCTTGGTCTCGCTTACGACACCATCTCTGTCAACAAGATTGTTCCTCCTGTTTACAACGCTGTGAACCGAGGTCTCCTTGACAAGAACCagttctccttcttcctcgGTGACACCAACAAGGGCACTGACGGAGGTGTCGCTACCTttggtggagttgatgagGACTACTTTGAGGGCAAGATCACTTGGCTCCCTGTCCGACGAAAGGCGTACTGGGAGGTTGAGTTCAACTCTATTACTCTTGGTGACCAGACTGCTGAGCTTGTCAACACCGGTGCTGCCATCGATACTGGAACTTCCCTCCTTGCCCTTCCTTCTGGCCTTGCCGAGGTTCTCAACTCCGAGATTGGCGCTACCAAGGGTTGGTCCGGACAATACACCGTTGAGTGTGACAAGGTCGACTCTCTGCCCGATCTGACTTTCAACTTCGCTGGATACAACTTCACCATTGGTCCTCGAGACTACACCCTGGAGCTCTCCGGATCTTGCGTCTCTGCCTTCACTGGTTTTGACATCCCTGCTCCCGTTGGCCCTATTGCCATCATCGGTGATGCCTTCCTGCGACGATACTACTCTGTCTACGATCTTGACCACGATGCCGTTGGTCTGGCCAAGGCTAAGTAA
- a CDS encoding uncharacterized protein (Compare to YALI0F27093g, some similarities with uniprot|P22216 Saccharomyces cerevisiae YPL153c SPK1 ser/thr/tyr protein kinase): protein MQYDDVLGREAENELSSTQPDRPAVLASRNSHSRQEKRDEDIRAGLVGSMKIIAGGKDYMDEQETDEVFLNLAKDYKGSQSWTFGRAGSANFVVARKARLSKIHFIVEHTGGTKQRAGTVVIRDVSLNGTSVNGRYLGRGNSALLQNGDVITVGAMEGVATQDNPDETKFIFTHHMGTEVPYDENSFHAKYDMSNDLLGSGAFANVYKCVARDGGPVRAVKQIMKSKVKNPGAVQREIRVLKRITHPGVVQLIDHFEDDQCHYLVMELMENGDLMDFISEFGAIPEFVTREIVKQVLETVRDFHAMGVSHRDIKPDNILVFQDDPVIVKVSDFGLAKVTQDSILNTFCGTMAYIAPEILLSRERRKANSADPGCYSNLVDMWSIGCLCYVLATGYLPFDGTSHEAIVKAITAGTYCQKPLNDFNISPMGRDFIKCLLTVDPEERPSAIQILRHPWFSDDSVRLRVTEGEAGDASPQATLDSDKFQDIRRATIIGDGPDPNSMPPLMEDNDSEIRSRGEPISVEGLVLTDNVETRIGGAASEMARDAVMEERRQRELLNEKDSMDSDTDGGVQAHDRPVDSNFSWVNPDRNGTGSEEKHETPAEMEARIRKELERKIRNEVESRVRAENQSILQAQAEQAARIRAEAEAQRMAEADTDNDESDVEDGSVVKIPSASKTRRARPNTWLNLKSLPNTIHEIEFDITGDNYRIGRVVSDNQIVIDKAPISKEHCIFEKRIMTDPKLDGFFRIFLHDFSRNGIRVNSEKIGKGNTVQLQHGDIIHLFLDPQVEGGSLSMLVNIESPEYSYHDGTSRPGKLMRTQDISPHVLAEQTERELKRLEQARAELARADFNSRAFNGVVTTPVRQVSRQSSRRASRSGVKRDGETLQSGRQVSVRRTEY from the coding sequence ATGCAGTACGACGATGTTTTGGGACGGGAAGCTGAGAACGAGCTCTCATCAACTCAGCCAGACCGACCAGCCGTCCTGGCAAGCAGAAACTCTCACAGTCGTcaggaaaaaagagacgAAGACATTCGAGCCGGTCTTGTCGGTAGCATGAAGATCATTGCGGGAGGCAAAGACTACATGGATGAACAGGAGACCGACGAGGTCTTTCTGAACCTGGCCAAAGACTATAAGGGCTCTCAGAGCTGGACCTTTGGGCGAGCTGGATCCGCCAATTTTGTCGTGGCCCGAAAGGCCCGTCTCAGTAAGATCCACTTCATCGTGGAGCATACAGGAGGAACCAAACAACGAGCTGGCACAGTTGTCATTCGGGACGTGTCTCTCAATGGAACAAGTGTCAATGGCCGGTACTTGGGACGTGGCAACAGTGCTCTTCTGCAGAACGGAGACGTGATTACCGTTGGAGCAATGGAAGGCGTTGCCACCCAGGACAACCCGGATGAAACCAAGTTCATCTTTACCCACCATATGGGTACCGAAGTGCCCTACGACGAGAACTCTTTTCACGCCAAGTACGACATGTCCAATGATCTCCTTGGATCGGGTGCATTTGCCAACGTGTACAAGTGCGTAGCCCGTGATGGAGGTCCTGTTCGAGCCGTCAAGCAGATCATGAAGTCCAAGGTGAAGAACCCCGGAGCTGTGCAGCGAGAGATTCGTGTTCTGAAGCGGATTACCCATCCCGGCGTCGTGCAGCTCATTGACCACTTTGAAGACGACCAGTGTCACTACCTGGTCATGGAGCTCATGGAGAACGGAGACCTTATGGACTTCATCAGCGAGTTTGGAGCCATTCCTGAGTTTGTCACCCGTGAGATCGTCAAACAGGTGCTTGAAACGGTTAGAGATTTCCACGCTATGGGCGTTTCGCATCGAGACATCAAGCCTGATAACATTCTCGTCTTCCAGGATGACCCCGTTATTGTTAAGGTGTCTGATTTCGGACTCGCCAAAGTCACCCAGGACTCCATTCTCAACACCTTCTGTGGTACCATGGCCTACATTGCCCCCGAGATTCTTTTGTCTCGAGAACGACGAAAAGCCAACAGCGCCGATCCCGGTTGCTACTCCAACCTCGTTGACATGTGGAGTATTGGCTGTCTGTGTTACGTTCTGGCCACCGGATACTTACCCTTTGATGGCACTTCCCATGAGGCTATTGTCAAGGCCATTACTGCCGGTACCTACTGCCAGAAGCCTCTAAACGACTTCAACATATCCCCCATGGGTCGAGATTTTATCAAGTGTCTGCTCACTGTTGATCCTGAAGAGCGTCCTTCGGCCATTCAGATTCTGCGCCACCCCTGGTTCTCTGATGACTCTGTTCGACTGCGAGTTACAGAGGGGGAAGCTGGAGATGCCTCTCCTCAGGCCACCTTGGATTCTGACAAGTTCCAGGACATTCGACGAGCCACCATCATTGGAGACGGTCCTGATCCCAACTCCATGCCACCTCTAATGGAGGACAACGACAGTGAGATCCGAAGCCGAGGTGAGCCCATTTCTGTTGAGGGTCTTGTTCTCACGGACAATGTTGAAACTCGCATTGGTGGAGCTGCCTCTGAGATGGCTCGAGATGCCGTTATGGAGGAGCGACGACAGCGAGAGCTTCTGAACGAAAAGGATTCTATGGACTCGGATACTGATGGAGGAGTACAGGCTCACGACCGTCCTGTTGATTCCAACTTCAGTTGGGTTAATCCTGATCGAAACGGCACTGGAAGCGAGGAAAAGCATGAGACCCCTGCCGAGATGGAGGCTCGTATTCGTAAGGAGCTTGAGCGCAAAATCAGAAACGAGGTGGAATCTCGTGTCCGAGCTGAGAACCAGTCTATTCTTCAGGCCCAGGCTGAGCAGGCTGCTCGGATCCGTGCTGAAGCTGAGGCCCAGCGAATGGCCGAGGCTGATACTGACAATGACGAGAGCGACGTTGAAGACGGCAGCGTGGTGAAGATTCCTTCCGCCTCGAAGACCCGACGAGCCAGACCCAACACATGGCTCAACCTCAAGAGCCTGCCGAACACGATTCACGAGATCGAGTTTGACATTACCGGAGACAACTACCGAATTGGACGAGTGGTTTCCGACAACCAGATTGTGATAGACAAGGCGCCCATCTCCAAGGAACACTGCATCTTCGAAAAGCGAATAATGACTGACCCCAAGCTTGACGGCTTCTTCAGGATCTTCCTTCACGATTTCAGCCGAAACGGCATTAGAGTCAACTCCGAGAAGATCGGCAAAGGCAACACAGTGCAGCTTCAACATGGAGACATCATCCATCTCTTCCTTGATCCCCAGGTCGAGGGTGGCTCTCTGTCCATGCTCGTCAATATTGAAAGCCCTGAGTACAGCTATCATGATGGTACCTCCCGCCCTGGCAAGCTCATGCGCACCCAGGATATTTCTCCTCACGTGCTCGCTGAGCAGACCGAACGAGAACTCAAGCGTTTGGAGCAGGCCAGGGCCGAGCTTGCTCGTGCTGATTTCAACTCTCGGGCTTTCAACGGAGTTGTAACTACTCCTGTTCGACAGGTCTCTCGTCAGTCGTCACGACGGGCATCTCGAAGTGGAGTTaagagagatggagaaacTCTTCAGAGCGGACGACAAGTGAGCGTCCGACGAACAGAATACTGA
- a CDS encoding uncharacterized protein (Compare to YALI0F27159g, some similarities with uniprot|P47042 Saccharomyces cerevisiae YJL057c IKS1 probable serine/threonine-protein kinase) produces the protein MPPLQIVLDNAYQRALVLYDERSRQVELIHDEEQYLQLRSSTPQRSQSPFSAGNNREGQLIVGKPKRPSVSPPRRHSETYCVTCGSKLPSGFRQRPTASANDFVDRNYFQLLAGDLQQNHLGSNTNATGRAKNGTFSNPVYNSISENAFLQGYFDKFFELKHELGRGGRGTVWLVEHVLNGVSLGLFACKKVPVGDDTVWLTKALYEVTLLKQLNHPNLIRYNHVWLETSQWSPFGPAVPCAFILQEYCSGGNLEVYVKKRRTLTPFEVVSFLKDILSGVSYLHEHQIIHRDLKPSNFLLKDEGNGPGTPPQILVSDFGEGNVEGQHRSSTGTTGTLEYCAPELLSRDIRGNLGEFSRHSDMFSVGLVLYFLCFGHTPYRSPRGVDSGAVNFESLREEICTFPGYEDGEEQPNFPIPTDLQTLLTSWLSTIPEERISAKDALFLLENMDMSTITVDTTLTTRRLSIKPVVPDSEDEDEELIGQDFSGEFLPEILSLRGAEKQRKAQENRVIKYGIKGCLLATKIATIEKDKDMSPVLRQMLILLIGLELPLSAQMSVALFGLHMVLMLVGYYGFL, from the coding sequence AtgcctcctcttcagaTTGTATTGGACAATGCGTACCAGCGTGCCTTAGTATTGTACGACGAAAGATCTAGGCAGGTGGAGCTGATTCACGATGAAGAGCAGTATTTACAGCTGCGATCTAGCACACCACAGAGATCACAGAGTCCATTCTCAGCTGGTAACAACAGAGAAGGTCAGCTTATTGTAGGAAAGCCGAAACGACCTTCGGTTTCCCCACCACGACGCCACTCTGAAACTTATTGTGTGACATGCGGATCCAAGCTTCCAAGTGGATTCAGACAGCGACCAACTGCTTCAGCGAACGACTTCGTTGATCGCAACTACTTCCAACTTCTGGCAGGAGACTTACAACAAAATCATCTGGGCTCCAACACCAATGCCACGGGGAGAGCTAAGAATGGCACCTTTTCAAACCCGGTGTACAATAGCATTTCTGAAAATGCGTTCCTGCAGGGTTACTTTGACAAGTTCTTTGAACTGAAACACGAATtaggccgaggaggacgaggaacAGTGTGGTTGGTGGAACATGTTCTCAATGGGGTTTCGCTGGGATTGTTTGCATGCAAAAAAGTGCCAGTTGGTGATGACACGGTGTGGCTGACAAAAGCTCTGTACGAAGTGACATTGCTGAAACAGTTGAACCACCCAAATCTCATCCGATACAACCATGTTTGGTTAGAGACATCTCAATGGTCTCCATTTGGTCCAGCTGTCCCCTGTGCATTCATTCTTCAAGAGTATTGCTCAGGAGGCAACCTTGAGGTCTATGTAAAGAAGAGACGAACTCTGACTCCGTTCGAGGTTGTGAGCTTCTTAAAAGATATATTGTCTGGTGTTTCCTACTTACATGAACATCAGATTATCCATCGAGATCTCAAGCCCTCCAACTTCCTACTCAAGGATGAAGGAAACGGACCTGGAACTCCCCCGCAGATTCTGGTGAGTGACTTTGGAGAGGGAAATGTCGAAGGCCAGCATAGATCAAGTACAGGAACCACAGGAACATTGGAATACTGCGCCCCAGAACTACTCTCGCGTGACATAAGAGGAAACCTCGGGGAGTTCTCACGGCATTCAGACATGTTCTCCGTGGGATTGGTTTTGTACTTCCTGTGCTTTGGTCACACGCCATACAGATCCCCTCGTGGAGTTGACAGTGGTGCAGTGAACTTTGAATCATTGAGAGAGGAAATATGTACGTTCCCGGGATATGAAGATGGTGAAGAACAACCAAACTTCCCTATTCCCACTGATCTACAGACTTTGTTGACCTCGTGGTTATCCACCATTCCTGAAGAGCGCATCAGTGCCAAAGATGCTCTGTTTTTGCTCGAGAACATGGACATGAGCACCATCACCGTCGACACGACTCTGACGACACGAAGACTGTCTATCAAGCCAGTGGTCCCGGATagtgaagatgaagatgaggagCTAATTGGACAGGACTTCTCCGGTGAATTTCTGCCGGAAATACTCAGTTTGAGAGGAGCTGAGAAGCAACGAAAAGCACAGGAGAACAGGGTCATCAAGTATGGCATCAAGGGCTGTCTTCTGGCAACGAAGATAGCCACTatcgagaaggacaaggacatgaGTCCTGTTTTGAGGCAGATGTTAATTCTGCTCATAGGTTTGGAGTTGCCTCTTAGCGCTCAAATGTCAGTTGCATTATTTGGGCTTCACATGGTTCTCATGTTGGTTGGTTACTACGGTTTTCTGTAA
- a CDS encoding uncharacterized protein (Compare to YALI0F27181g, similar to uniprot|P36017 Saccharomyces cerevisiae YOR089c VPS21 GTP-binding protein) produces the protein MATPRTSSQERFAQFKLVLLGESFVGKSSLVTRFVKDEFLEQRESTIGAAFLTQTVSLEDNKTVRFEIWDTAGQERYKSLAPMYYRNANCAVVVYDITQASSLERSKAWVKELQHRAADGIIIGLAGNKLDLEDKREVPTEEARAYAEEAGLLFFETSALTGENVLELFTEIARKVPFENSTARPRMSAKGVDLNKNGGTEAQGCNC, from the exons ATGGCCACCCCAAGAACGTCTTCTCAAGAGCGATTTGCACAGTTCAAACTCGTGTTATTAG GTGAATCGTTTGTGGGTAAATCCTCGCTGGTGACCCGGTTcgtcaaggacgagttTCTCGAGCAGAGAGAATCAACTATCGGAGCAGCCTTCCTGACCCAGACTGTCTCTCTGGAAGACAACAAGACAGTCCGGTTCGAGATTTGGGATACTGCCGGACAGGAGCGATACAAGTCGCTGGCCCCCATGTACTACCGGAACGCCAATTGTGCTGTGGTGGTCTATGACATTACACAGGCCTCGTCATTGGAGCGATCTAAGGCATGGGTCAAGGAGCTCCAGCACCGAGCTGCTGACGGAATCATTATTGGCCTTGCCGGAAATAAGCTGGATTTGGAGGACAAGCGAGAGGTGCCTACAGAGGAGGCTCGAGCTTacgccgaggaggctggTCTTCTGTTCTTTGAGACCTCGGCCCTGACAGGAGAGAAtgtgctggagctgtttaCAGAAATCGCACGAAAAGTGCCATTCGAGAACTCCACCGCAAGACCCAGAATGAGCGCCAAGGGAGTGGACCTCAATAAGAACGGAGGAACCGAAGCCCAAGGCTGTAATTGTTAA